AAAGATCTACTCCGGCAAGGTGCGCGATCTGTACGAGATCGACGGCCAGCGCATGCTGATGATCGCCACCGACCGGCTGTCCGCCTTCGACGTGATCCTGGATGACCCGATCCCGGCCAAGGGCCAGATCCTGACCGCCATCTCCAATTTCTGGTTCGACAAGCTCAAGGACGTGGTGCCCAACCACCTGACCGGCGACCAGCCGGAAGACGTGGTGGCGGCGGAAGACCTGCCGCAAGTGGAAGGCCGCGCCGTGGTCGCCAAGCGCCTGAAAGCGGTGCCGATCGAGGCGGTGGTGCGCGGCTACCTGGCCGGCTCCGGCTGGAAGGAATACCAGCAGTCCGGCGCCATCTGCGGCGTGGCGCTGCCGGCCGGCCTGCGCGAGGCGGACCAGTTGCCCGAGCCCATTTTCACGCCGTCCACCAAGGCGGCGGTGGGCGACCACGACGAGAACATCAGCTTCGCCCAGTGCGAGGCCATCGTCGGCAAGGAACTGGCGGCCCAGGTGCGCGACACTGCCATCCTGCTGTACAAGACGGCGGCCGAATACGCCGCCACCCGCGGCATCATCATCTGCGACACCAAGTTCGAGTTCGGACTGGACGAAAACGGCGTGCTGACGCTGATGGACGAGGCGCTGACGCCGGACTCCAGCCGCTTCTGGCCGGCCGACAGCTACCAGCCGGGCAGCAATCCGCCGTCCTTCGACAAGCAGTTCGTCCGCGACTGGCTGGAAGCCTCCGGCTGGAACAAGCAGGCGCCGGCCCCGGCCGTGCCGCTGGAGGTGCGCGAGAAGACCGCCGCCAAGTACCGCGAGGCGCTGGAACGCCTGGCCGGCTGAACGCCGCCGCCGCCGCCGGCCTTGCCGGCGGCATGTCTTGAGCATTGACTGGCATTGCGTCTAATATCGGGCATCCGTTTCAGATACCGCAATGTCATGACCATTCCGCAACCGATGCTGGCCACGGCCCGTCTCAGGCTGTTGCCCGCCGATCCGGCCCTGGCCGCATCCATGCTGGAGCACCAGCTGCGCAACCGCGAGCACTTCGCGCCCTGGGACCCGACGCCAGGCGAGCAGTTCTACACCGAAACCTACTGGACCATGCAGCTGCGCCAGCGCGCGCGCGACTGGGAGGACGGCGGCGGCGCGCGCTTCCTGCTGGCGGCCCAGGCCCGGCCGGAGCGGGTGATCGGCACCGTCAGCCTCAGCAATATCGTGCGCGGCGTATTCCAGGCCTGCCATCTCGGCTATGGCATAGACCACGCGCATCAAGGCCAAGGGCTGATGCGCGAGGCGCTGGAGGCGGCCATCGGCTTCGCTTTCGACGAACTGAAGCTGCACCGCATCCAGGCCAACTACCAGCCCGCCAATGTCCGCAGCGCGGCGCTGCTCAAGCGGCTGGGCTTTGTCGTGGAAGGCCGGGCCAAGGATTATCTGTATATCAACGGCGCCTGGCGCGACCACGTGCTGACCGCGCTGACCTGCCCGCATTTCGACAGCCGGGCGTTGCTCGGCTGAACACAATGGAGAAAATCATGAAGCAAGCCCTGTTGGTGATAGACGTGCAAAGCGGCATGTTCGACCAGGCGCCGTTTCCGGACGATATGGAGGCGGTGCTGGAGCGGATCAACGGCCTGGCCGAGCGCGCCCGCGCCGCCGGCGCGCCTGTGATCTGGGTTCAGCATGAAAGCCCGGCAGGCCTGCTCGGCCGCGGCGGCCCCGGTTGGCAATTGGCCGCCGGCCTGCGCACCGCAGATGGCGACCGCTACTTGGCCAAGACCACGCCGGATTCTTTTTTGCGCACCGAGCTGGACGCGCTGTTGAAGCAGCTGGGCGTGGAGAGCGTGGCGATCTGCGGCTACGCCAGCGAGTTCTGCGTCGACACCACCACCCGCAGCGCGCTGGCGCGCGGCATCCCGGTGACCCTGGCCGGCGATGCCCACACCACCCACGACAAGCCGCACGCCAAGGCCGCGGTGATCCGCGCCCACCACAGCTTCGCCCTCGGCAACCTGTCCAGCTTCGGCACGCCCATCGCGGTGAAGGACGCCGCCGACATCGCCTTCGATTGACCGCCAAAGGAAGCCCATGCGCCGCCTTGCCCTGACCGCCGCCGACGGCGTCGACATCCCCTTGTGCCGATGGCTGCCCGAGGGCGCGCCGCGCGCGGCGCTGCTGATTTCGCACGGCATGAGCGAGCACGCCGCGCGCTACGACCGTTTCGCCCAAACGCTGACGGCCGCCGGCTACGCGGTATACGCTCACGACCATCGCGGCCACGGCGCGTCGGCCATGCCGCGCGGCTTCTTCGCCGCCGACGACGGCTGGCGCAAGGTGGTGGACGATGTGGAGGCGGTGCGCCGCCACGCCGCCGCCGCGCATCCAGGGCTGCCGGTCGTCTTGCTTGGCCACAGCATGGGCAGCTTCATCGCCCGCGCGCACTTCCTGCGCCATGGCGACAAGCTGTCCGGACTGATGTTGTCGTCCACCGGCTATCGCCAGCGGCCGCTGGCCAGGCTGCTGGGCGCGCTGGCGCGCTTCCTGGGCCGCAGCGGCGGCTGGGACCATCCCAGCCGGCTGATGGCGGCGCTGGTGTTCGGCAGCTTCAATCTGGGTTTCCCGCCGTGGCGCACCAAGATGGAGTGGCTGAGCCGCGACGCGGCCGAGGTGGACGCCTACCTGGCCGATCCGGATTGCGGCTTCGATCCCGCGCCCGGCCTGTGGGCCGATCTGTTCGCCGGCATCGTCGAGCTGGAGAATGGCGAGGCGGCGGGCAAAGGCCTCAACCGCCGCTGCCCCATCCTGCTGTTCGCCGGCAGCCGCGATCCGGTCAGCCTGGGGCGGCTGGCGTTGGGCCAGCTGGAGATACGCTACCGCGACGCCGGCGCGCTGGACCTGCAAAGCAAGGTCTATCCCGGCGGGCGGCACGAGATGCTGAACGAGCGCAACCGCGAGGAAGTGGCGGCCGACATCCTGGACTGGCTGAACAGGATATCGGCGACGCGGGCCGCGTCAGCCGCTTGACGCGGCAGCTTGCCGGCGCGGCCCGCAGCCGGGGGGAGGGCGCGGCTGGCCGCGCTAGGATTCGATCAGATCCGCCTTGCCATCCAGGCCCATTAGATAGGTATCCACCGTCAGGTGCGGGTACTTGGCGGCGATTTGCCACTTCATGGCAGTCAGCGCCCGGGAGTGGATTTTGGACTCTTTCGCGGGATCCTTGGCAAAGTCTTCGCCGAACGCCACTTTGTAGGCGCCGCAGTCGCGATGGTCCAGCAATACCACCCGCTTGATGTGGTGCAGATCGATCGCTACGCCCAAGTGCTGCCAGAAGGTGGCGTTCCAGTCCGGAAATTTATCGGTAATGGCGGTCAACGATGCGCCGGCCAGCACGATGTGATCGTACTTGCCGCGCAGTCCCTGGCCATCCATGAATTCGCCGAAAGCGTGGACCAGTCGGTAATCCATGCAAGACAGCAACAAGGCGTCGGTGCCGCCGGCCGCCCAGCTGACGCGCGGCGCGAAGCTGCCCAGCAGCACGGCGCCGCCGCCCAGCGCGGCCAGTTTCAGAAAACCGCGGCGGCCCAGCTCGCGCTCCTGGAGCGGGGTCAGACAATCGCCGTGAGCGTGGCGCGATGATTCACACATCTTGTTCTCCTTGTCATGACGGAAAGTGCCGTCTCAGCGATTATAGATGCCTTCCCCGCGGCATCGCTGCGCGATGCCGTTGACAACTTACTTACCAGTAAGTATCTTGGCCGCAGGGTTGACATCGCCAGACGAATCAAAGGCTTGGACGCAACCGGGCCGACAACGACACGAGGAAGAAACATGAGCGCTTACCCGCACCTGCTGGCCCCGCTGGACCTGGGTTTCACCACGCTGAAAAACCGCGTGCTGATGGGTTCGATGCACACCGGCCTGGAAGAATCGCCGAACGGCTTCGAGAAAATGGCCGCCTTCTACGCCGAGCGCGCCAAGGGCGGCGTGGCGCTGATCGTCACCGGCGGCGTCGGCCCCAACCCGGAAGGCTGCGTGGCGGAAGGCGCGGCCCAGCTGTCCGACGCGCACGAAGTGCCGCAGCACAAGCTGATCACCGACGCCGTGCACGCGGCAGGCGGCAAGATCGCGCTGCAAATCCTGCACTCCGGCCGTTACAGCTTCCAGGAAAAGTGCGTGTCGGCCTCGCCCTTGATCGCGCCGATCAACTTCTACAAGCCGCGCGAGCTGTCCGACGCCGATGTCTGGCAAACCATCGCCGACTTCGCGCGCTGCGCCAAGCTGGCCCAGCAGG
This genomic window from Chromobacterium phragmitis contains:
- a CDS encoding phosphoribosylaminoimidazolesuccinocarboxamide synthase, with the translated sequence MTGLNTTNLTSLKKIYSGKVRDLYEIDGQRMLMIATDRLSAFDVILDDPIPAKGQILTAISNFWFDKLKDVVPNHLTGDQPEDVVAAEDLPQVEGRAVVAKRLKAVPIEAVVRGYLAGSGWKEYQQSGAICGVALPAGLREADQLPEPIFTPSTKAAVGDHDENISFAQCEAIVGKELAAQVRDTAILLYKTAAEYAATRGIIICDTKFEFGLDENGVLTLMDEALTPDSSRFWPADSYQPGSNPPSFDKQFVRDWLEASGWNKQAPAPAVPLEVREKTAAKYREALERLAG
- a CDS encoding cysteine hydrolase family protein; this encodes MKQALLVIDVQSGMFDQAPFPDDMEAVLERINGLAERARAAGAPVIWVQHESPAGLLGRGGPGWQLAAGLRTADGDRYLAKTTPDSFLRTELDALLKQLGVESVAICGYASEFCVDTTTRSALARGIPVTLAGDAHTTHDKPHAKAAVIRAHHSFALGNLSSFGTPIAVKDAADIAFD
- a CDS encoding GNAT family N-acetyltransferase, with the translated sequence MTIPQPMLATARLRLLPADPALAASMLEHQLRNREHFAPWDPTPGEQFYTETYWTMQLRQRARDWEDGGGARFLLAAQARPERVIGTVSLSNIVRGVFQACHLGYGIDHAHQGQGLMREALEAAIGFAFDELKLHRIQANYQPANVRSAALLKRLGFVVEGRAKDYLYINGAWRDHVLTALTCPHFDSRALLG
- a CDS encoding alpha/beta hydrolase codes for the protein MRRLALTAADGVDIPLCRWLPEGAPRAALLISHGMSEHAARYDRFAQTLTAAGYAVYAHDHRGHGASAMPRGFFAADDGWRKVVDDVEAVRRHAAAAHPGLPVVLLGHSMGSFIARAHFLRHGDKLSGLMLSSTGYRQRPLARLLGALARFLGRSGGWDHPSRLMAALVFGSFNLGFPPWRTKMEWLSRDAAEVDAYLADPDCGFDPAPGLWADLFAGIVELENGEAAGKGLNRRCPILLFAGSRDPVSLGRLALGQLEIRYRDAGALDLQSKVYPGGRHEMLNERNREEVAADILDWLNRISATRAASAA
- a CDS encoding carbonic anhydrase, translated to MCESSRHAHGDCLTPLQERELGRRGFLKLAALGGGAVLLGSFAPRVSWAAGGTDALLLSCMDYRLVHAFGEFMDGQGLRGKYDHIVLAGASLTAITDKFPDWNATFWQHLGVAIDLHHIKRVVLLDHRDCGAYKVAFGEDFAKDPAKESKIHSRALTAMKWQIAAKYPHLTVDTYLMGLDGKADLIES